GTGAGGATCCTCACCGTCAACGACACGCTGCTGGACGCGGCCCACCGGCTGCGCGAGCGGCTCCACGAGGACTATGTGCGCGTCGAGGTCGATGACCTTCCCCACTCCTTCAACAAGAAGGTCCGCAACGCGACGATCCACAAGGTCCCGATCGTGCTCGTGCTCGGCCGTCGGGAAGCGGAGACGGGAAGCGTGACCGTCCGCCGCTACCGGCGGAAGGAGCAGGAGACGGTTCCATTCGAGGAGTTCCGCGCGCGGCTGCTCGAGGAGATCCGCGAGCGCCGGCACGTCAGGCCGGACGACGAGTCCTGAGGCGGAGGAGCGCCTCTAGGCGGCGCTCCCGCAGTGCTTGCACCTCTTCGCTTCGGCGGCGATCGTCTCGAGGCACTCCTGGCATGTCTTGGTGGGCGGGGCGGGTGCGGCGGGCGCGGGCTTCAAGAGCGCCTTCGTGATCAGGAAGACCACCAGGCCGATGATGACGAAGTCGACGACGGCTCCAAGGAACGACCCCAGCATGATTGCGGCTCCGACCGCTCCGTCCGGGGTGCGGCTGAGAGGGATCTTGATCTGACGCCACTCGCCGCCCGGGATCAGGAGGCCGACGACCGGCATGAGCAGATCGCCGACGATCGACGAGACGACTTTGCCGACGGCCGCGCCGATGATGACTCCGATGGCCAGCGCAAAGGCGTTTGTCTTGAGGAGGAAGTCCTTGAACTCCTTCAGCATGATCGGCTCCTTTCCTTCTGCGCATGCGCGCGATGGCGGCGAACGCTTGAGTCTCCGTTTCAATCGGACGGCGCCCGCGGCCGAACGCGCCACAGCCTCATGCTGTATAGCGCATGCGACAATCGAGCGCAAGGCGTTTGCCCTGGATCTGAGGCCGGCCCGCGAGACGCGTCGTCGGTTCGGTCCCTCCCGCGGCGTCCCTGGGCTCAGAGACCGGGCCGACTCGGCTTGACCCTCCTAGGCCCCTTCCGTAGCCTGCGGGGGAGCGGACCGCCGCCTCGATTCACATGAGCACGGATCTGACACTCGAGAGCGTTCTCCTCGTCCTCGCCCTCTCGGTGGGCGTAGTCGCCCTTTTCCACCGGATCCGGTTGCCCGCGATCGCCGGCTTCATCCTCGTGGGGATTCTCGTCGGCCCTCATGGCATATCGCTCATAGGCAGCGTGAAGGATGTGGAGGCGCTGGCGAAGCTCGGCGTCGTGCTCCTTCTCTTCTCCATCGGGCTCGAGTTCTCGATCAGCCGCCTCCGGAGGATCTGGCGCGTGCTCCTCGAGGCGGGCATCCCCTATGTCCTGATCGCGAGCGGGGGCGCCTATCTGATCGCCCGTTTCCTCGGTCTCAGCCCCGCGGGGGCGATCTTCACCGGATTCTGGGTCGCCCTCTCCTCGACGGCGATCGTCCTCAAGACGCTCAGCGATCGGGGAGAGATCGACACGCCGTACGGCCGGCTCGTCCTCTCGATCCTCCTCTTCCAGGACCTCTGCATCGTCCCGATGATGCTCCTGCTGCCGGTTCTTGGCGGGACGCGCGAACTCTGGGGCGCGCGGGTCGGCGAGGTTCTCGGCGAGGCGCTCCTGATCCTGCTCGCCGTCCTGTTCATCTCGCGATTCGTCGTCCCGCCCTTCCTCGCTTATGTCGCCAGGTCGCGCAACAGGGAGCTCTTCCTGCTCTTCGTTCTCCTCTTCTGTCTCGGGACCGCCGGCGCGGCCCACTGGCTCGGCCTCTCGGCGGCGCTGGGGGCGTTTCTTGGCGGACTGCTGCTCTCGAAGAGCGACTACGGATTGCAGGCCCTCTCGGACATCCTCCCCTTCCGGGATGTCTTCAACAGCATCTTCTTCATGTCGATCGGGATGCTTCTCGATGTCTCCTTCTGCGTCGCGCATCCGCTGCCGGTCCTGCTCGCGGGGTTCGGCCTCTTCGCCGGGAAGGCGATCATCGGCGCTTCCATCGCGATGGTCATAGGCTTCTCCGCTCGGGTCGCGGCCCTGTCGGGACTCGCGCTCGCCAACGTGGGAGAGTTCTCCTTCGTGCTGGCCGGGGCGGGACGCGAGCTGGGGCTGGTTCCGGAGGAGACCTTCCAGATCCTCCTTGCCGCCTCGATCCTGACGATGGCTTTCACTCCCGTGGTCATCGCACTCGCGCCGCGATTCGCCCGGCGGGTGGAGCGCGTCGCCCGGATCGCTCCCGGGTTCCTCGCGGGACGCCGATCGGATGCCGGAGCGGAGCCCTTGGTCGAGAAGATGCGGGAGCACGTCGTCGTCGTCGGCTATGGCCTCAACGGCAGCAACCTCGCTCACCTCCTGAAGGCGGAGGGGATTCCCTACATCGTGCTCGATCTCAACGCCACGACCGTTCAGGAGGCGCGTGCCCACGGCGAGCCGATTCTCTTCGGCGACATCACGAGCGAAACGGTCATGAAGCACCTCGGTCTCGAACGGGCCCGAATGCTCATGATCTCCATATCGGACGCCGAGGCCACCCGCAGGGCTGTGCGCGCTCTGCGGGAACGATATCCGGACCTCCATCTCCTCGTCCGCACGCGCTACGTGTCGGAAGTGGATGGCCTGCATGCGCTGGGCGCCAGCGAGGTTGTCCCCGAGGAGTTCGAGACTTCGATCGAGATCGGAGCCCGGACGCTGGCCCGCTATGGAGCCGATGTCGGATTGATCCGCGGCCGGCTCGAGTCCCTCCGCGCGGACAGCTACCGCGCGATGCGGCCCGAGGCGGCGCCGGCTCGAGCGGGGACAGCCCGGTCCATGGCGATGGCCGGAGGGACCGCCGTCTGTCCGGTCCTGCCCGCGGGGTCGATGACCGGACTCTCTCTCGCCGAGGTCGACGTCCCCGGACGCACCGGCGGCAGAGTCCTCGCGGTCCGCCGCGGCGATGAGATCCTGACCGATCCGAATCCGGCCCTTGTGCTGGAGGAGGAGGACTTGCTGATCGTCCTGGGGACAGAAGAGCAGCTGGACGCCGTGCGCGCCCTGCTGGCGGGCGAGATCACGATCGAGGAGCCCGAGGGGATCAAGACCGGGACCGAAGATGGCGGCGCGCCGTTGTAGAATCGCCCCCTGGAGGTGACAGCATGGAGTTCACGCCCTCCCGGTCACAGGGACACCTGATCGTCGCCGCGGTCAGGATTCTCGCCCACCAGCGGAAGCGGCCGCCCGCGACGGAAGAGATCGCGGAGCTTCTCGGCATCTCGCGGGAGCTCGTGCTCCACATACTCCGCGGCCTCGAGAGTCGCGGAATCGTCCGGTCGATCGAGACTCCGTTCGAGATCAGGATCGATATCGAGGACCACACGCTGCTCGAAGGGCTTCCCGAGAAGCAGGAAGGTCCCGACGTGCGGCGCGAGATCGAGGACTTCCAGAGGAAGGCCGGAGACCGGCAGAAGAAGATCGAGCGGATGATGCGCGAGGGAGATCCCGCCCGCAAGACGCGGGAGAGCGTCTCCAAGATCGAGAGGGAGTTCCGGGAGTTCCGAAAGAAGGATCGCTCACGCCAGCGGTTCGAGGGGCAGGAACCGAAGGACTGACGCGCATCCAGTCTCGCTGCCCCCGACGGTTCCCCTCGCCCGCCATGTTCGCGTTCGCGGCGCGGGACTGCGGGAAACCGCCGGGGACCCGGCTCAGGGGAGCCGGATGAGCTTCGCGGCCGATTCTCCGTCCGCGGCCCGAGCGCGCGCGAAATAGACGCCCGCCGGCGCGGATCGCCCCGCGTCATCCTTGCCGTCCCAGTCGAGCTCATGGAGCCCGGCCGCGAGTTCTCGGGCCGCGAGATGGCGAAGGACCCTTCCGGCGACATCGACGACATCCACCTCCACCCTCTGAGGGCTCGCGACCTCGAGCCGGATCGCGGATGTCCCCGCCGCGGGATTCGGCGCGAACGGCAGGAGCCGCAACGATCCGGCCTGGGCATGCTCCTCCACGCCGGCCGGAATACCCTCGGTCGAGTAGGTGTAGCTCGTCGAGCCGGTCGGGGAAGTCTTGCCGATCACGAGGATCGCCGTATCGTGCGTCTCGCCGAAGTCGAAGAGGTTGTAGGTCCCGACATCGAAGGCGTCGAGCGGGATCTCGGCGACGCCGTGGGTCGTCGTTCCATTGCGTAGGATCACACGCGGACGCCAGACCCCGGCGTCCGCGCCGTCGAACCTCAGTCTGAGCGGCGCGCCGTTGATGAACTTGAGATAGTCGCTCGCGTAACGCAGCACGGCTCCTGAGGTCGTGGGAACGGGGTAGCTGCTCTTCGTGACCGACGCGAAGGTGGGGAGAGTCTCCCCCGCGTAGCCGTAGCGGCCGCCTTCAAAGCTCGTGTCGTCGATGAAGTTGGCGACCGTCCAGTCCGAGTAGACATCGACGAAGTTCATGGGCGAGCCGATCTGATCGAGAACCCGGTCGTAGCCTGCGACCCCGTTGAGTGGCTCGTGCATGACCGCCCAGATGCTTGGCTGCCCGCCGAAGTGTTCGTAGAAGTAGAGGGTCCAGAGGTAGGTCTTCACGTAGTCGGCGAACGTCGAGTTCCAGGTCGTGAGATCGTTGTCGGGATTGTTCGGGAACTGCACGACGGGGTCGGGATCTCCGTAGAGCCACATCGCCAGCTCGCCCATCCCCTCGTCCACCCACAGGTCCTCGTCCTGGTCGGTGAGCCAGTGGATCATGTGTTGGAACTCATGGGCCATGACGGAGATCAGGTAGGAGCCTCCCGGATCGTTGTCGCTGCAGTTGATGTAGACGACCTCGCACTCGTTCGAGTGGAAGGGCTGCGTGCCGTCCGGGTACATGTCGAAGTACCAGAAGAAGCCGTCGGCAGCGATGTCGAAATCGTAGAAGAGAACGTAGATCTTCGGATCGTTGTCGAGCTGATCGGGAGCCGCGCCGAAGTAGGTCGTGTTGATCTCGTAGATTCCCTGGTCGGGGTGGATTCCAAGACTCGCGTTGTCCCACGCGTTCACGACTGCGTCGACATCGTCCTGGAAGACGCGGGTCTGCCATTGGGAGTCCTCGACCACGACGTAGACTGTGGTCCCTTCGCCGCGGACGGTGCACTCGCGGACGAGCGCCTGCGGGTAGCCGTTCAGCAGCCAGATGTACCACGGCCAGTGATCCCCGACATCCGGGTCCGGTGGGGGGGTCATCAAGTGCGCTCCCACGTGCCGCGGGACCATGTCGAGCTGGGACACGGGGCGGATCCCCGTCCGCTCGGGGTCGAACCACCGGGTCGCGCAATGCTCGCGGGCGGAAGCCGGGATCGCGAGAAGACTCAATGAGACGATGAGCGCGATGGGGACGAGGGACTTCATGTCAGCCTCCCTGCGGGTGCAATTCGGTTTCGCGCGGCCTGAACAAGGATACCATGACTCGTCGGGCTCGCGCCATGCCGAATGGGCCATCCTTGCCGGGGTCAAGCGGGCCGGTCGGCTAGCAGGTCCTCTGGATCACCACGACGGAGATGTCGTCCGCCTGCTCGCATCCCGATGCGAACCGATCGACCGCCTCGACAAGAGCATCCTTGATCTCGGCAGCGGGTCGACCCTTGACGGACGCCAAGGCCATGACCAATCGCTCCTCCTCGAACATCTCCCCTCCCCGATCCATTGCTTCGGTGACCCCATCACTGAAGAGGAGAAGGAAGTTCCCGCTCTCGATCCGAGCCGCTTCCTCACGGAAGGGGACCCCCGGCATGATGCCGACGATCGTTCCACCCGCCTCAAGCCGAATCGGCGCCGTGTCCAGAGTCCCAATCAGAAGGGGGGGCGGGTGTCCTCCGTTCACGTAGCGCAGCTCGCCGTCATCGGGATTCAGGATTCCGATGAACAGCGTCACGAACATCTGTGGGGCGCTCGATGTGTAGAGGTGCTCGTTCACTTCGGAGACGAGTCGACCAAGGTCAGGCGCCTCCTCTCGAAGGCCGCTGCGGACGATCGCGTGAACGCTGGCCGTCAGAAGAGACGCGCCGAGTCCCTTGCCTGCCACATCGCCAAGAGCAAAGGCGATCTTCCCGCTTGGAAGCTCAAGGAGATCATAGTAATCGCCGCCGGTCGCCCTGGCAGGCCGACACATCGCGGCGAACGCCCAGCCGGGCCGGACCGGGAACTCGCGCGGGAACAGGGTCTGTTGAACCTGATGCGCGATCTCGAGATCCCGCGCCTGCTGCGCCTCCCGCTTGGCGACCTCTAGCAGCTCGGCGTTCTCGAGCGCAGTCCCGACCTGCCGGCAGACCGTCAGCAAGAGGTCCTTGTCCTCCCGCGTGTATGGCTCTTCCGAGAGTTTCGGGCCGAGGGACAGGATGCCCCTCAACGCTTCAGTGCCGGCTATCGAGACGAGGAGTTCGGTACCGAGGTCGCTCAGCCTGGCTTCCTCATCTCGCGAACCGGATCCTGCTTCCTCCTGATAGGATCCGGAGAATTCCTCCTGATGGACTTCGATCCAAGGCTCGCCTCCTGCCAGCCTGTCGACTACCCCGTCACTTTCGCGCAGCTCGAGGTCCGGACGGGGGAGCGCTTGCGCCTCGAGGCGATCCCCTTGGGCCGCATGACCGATCTGGTCGGCGGTCAGGTGCGCTTCGCAGCGGAACGCCCCCGCCAGAGGATCCCGAAGCAGGAGCGAAACCTCGGAAGGGTAGAGCGCCCCCATTACGGTGGCTGCGGTGTGCCGGAGAATCTGTTCCCGCTGCCTGATGGTCGGAAGACGACGGCCGAGGTCGAGAAGCAGGGCGCCGACATCGCACCGTTCCTTGAAGAATCGCCGGTCGATGACGGGCATGAGCCGGCGGTTCACCTTGGCCAGCGCTCCCACGACCGCGAGCGCGCTGACCACGGCCACGCCGCTGGCGGTTCCCTCGGACCCGACGCCGCTTCGCGTCGCTTGCCGCAGAATTCCAAAGACGACGGCAAAGATGAGCAGGCCCTCGACCACGAGGGTCCCCTTCGAAAGGAGCAGGTGCTGCACGCCCTTGCGAATGATCAGTTGCAGGCCCGGGACCCTGCGCGCGAGGACTGCGTATGCGAGGCTGATCGGGAAGGCGCAGACCAGCAGCAGGCCGAGATGTGCGCCCGCGAAGTAGCAGACCTTCTGCCAGGTGGGAGACATCCTCAATCCGGCAAGCCAGAGGTAATAGACCTCCATCAGGATTCCGCCCGCCGCCCCGACGAAGAACCCGAACTCGATCACCTTGAAGCGAGTCCCGCGAGCAGCGCGGGTCTCTATCCTCTGCGCGAGCAGAAGGGCGAGTGCGGCGACAATCGCGAATAGAGCGAGGGGATCCCCTGTCAGACCGCCAAGCGTCCGGAGGATCGGAGATCTCGATAGCCCTGGGATTGGTCCGCTGAGGTAGTAAGGCACGGTAGTGATCATGTCAGCGATGGAGAGCAGGACCAACACGCAGGCCAGGCCCCACTGCGCTCGCAGGACCAACCGGCCAAGGCCGGATGGGTGCGGGAACGAAGCGAAGCTCCTCAGAAGGAAGAAGGAGAAGAGGGCATTGCAGAGAGTGTCCACCGCCATGTGCACAGCGAAGATCGTCAACGGCATCGAGCGGATGAGTGGGAAAGTGGACAGCATCAGCGCATAGGAGAGCGCGATGCCCACCACAGCGAGATCGAAGGCGGCGCGCTTGGCCGTGCCGAGCAATCCCATGAGAACGCCGACAAGGAGTAATACAAGGCAAACGATGAGCCTCGGCCCCATGACGACCCAGGTCGTGAGCGGGCCAAAGTCAATCCAGACCCGATTGAAGGAGAGTCCCCACGCCTTCGGCGGCACACGCTCCAGGACGATCGTAGTCTCCCTGAGTTCTCCGGCGCGCTCGAACTCGATCCTGACACGATCTCCCTCACGGCCAACCGAGAACGGTCTGTAGTAGGCTTCCGGCTTTCTGGCGAGGTCGATTCCGTTCACCTTCACGATGAGGTCGCCAGAGGCAAGGCCGGCGCGGGCTGCCGATCGGGCGTCATCCACAGACCTCACGCGGACCCCACGACTCAGGCGGATGTTCGAAGGCTCGAACCACTGTCCGGTCAGCATTCCCGATCTGCCGCCTCCGACGTCGATGCTCACCCCGATTCCGGGCTCGAGGTATCGATAGCGCACGTACGATGCGAGATTCAGGACCTCTGTTGTGATGGAGGCGATGGATAAGAGCGCGAGAAGGGCGAGGAGGGCGAAGCGGGGAGCTAGGGCAGAAGACCGCTGGCGGCCATGTCCGCCCAGCGGGGCGGAGTTTCTGCTCGGGCTCGAGGCCTCTTCACTGCAATCCATCTACTCCACTCGCCGCCGGGGTGATCCGGTACGCCTAGCGCTTCAAGATGTCGCGGAGGTCCATCCTATACTGAATCTTATCCGGCGCCAGGCGAATGGCCTGACGGAGTTCTGCAAGCGCCAGATCCTTCCTGCCCTGCAAGCGATAGACCAGTCCCAAACGGGCGTGGGCGCTCGCTCATGTCACCGGTCCAGGAGGGGCGGGCTTCCCGAGAAACCGCTGGAAGCACCTTACGGCCTCATCCAAGTTCTGCCTGCTGGCAAACACGGCCCGGCCGAGTCCGTAGGTCGCCAGCATGTCGCTCGGATCCCTCTCAAGGATCTTCCGGTAGACCCCAATTGCCTCGTCGTTCTTCTGTCTTTGCACCAGGAACCAACCGAGCGCTTTGCCTGCCGCGCCTGTTGGATCCTTGGCCGCCATGCCCTCGAGATACTCTCTACCCTTTCCCTCTCCGTCACGGGTTTCGTAGTACATCGCCAACATCGCATGTCCGCCCATCGGCCAGTGTGCCAGCAAGGCCTCTGCGTGCCCCTTCGCCTTGTCCAGATCTCCGCCTGCCCCGTCAGGTGCGCCAGATAGAATCCAAACACCTCACCCCGGCCATCAACCTCAGCCGGATTCAGAGAGAGCGCTCGTTCATACTCCTTGAAGCCGCGCTTCGCAATGGGGGCAGCGTCCTCGAGGCGGTCGGACTTCGTGGCTTGCCTCGCCAGGGCGCGGGCCAGCCATAGATGATGCTCGGCCGACTCGTCGTCCAGTCGAACTGCCTCCTCCGCATGCTCGGTTGCCTTGTCGGCCTTCTCATCCTCGATCAGGAAGATCTGAGCCAGCGCGATGTGCGCCCCGGCGTCTCCAGGATTCGACTTCAGGCGGTCCTCGAGAAGCTTCTTGGCGGCCTTGTAGTCTCCCTCGAGAACGAACTCCAGCGACCTCTCGATGGGAGATGCCTCATCTGCGGACGGGATCTCAGGGGCGAAGAGGATGAGCGCAGCAGTCGCCAGGAAGAACGCGGCGCAACGCCGGGAGTCAAGAGGGCTCGAGCGACGGGATCTCCTGCTGGACG
The sequence above is a segment of the Candidatus Eisenbacteria bacterium genome. Coding sequences within it:
- the mscL gene encoding large conductance mechanosensitive channel protein MscL → MLKEFKDFLLKTNAFALAIGVIIGAAVGKVVSSIVGDLLMPVVGLLIPGGEWRQIKIPLSRTPDGAVGAAIMLGSFLGAVVDFVIIGLVVFLITKALLKPAPAAPAPPTKTCQECLETIAAEAKRCKHCGSAA
- a CDS encoding potassium transporter KefB, with the protein product MSTDLTLESVLLVLALSVGVVALFHRIRLPAIAGFILVGILVGPHGISLIGSVKDVEALAKLGVVLLLFSIGLEFSISRLRRIWRVLLEAGIPYVLIASGGAYLIARFLGLSPAGAIFTGFWVALSSTAIVLKTLSDRGEIDTPYGRLVLSILLFQDLCIVPMMLLLPVLGGTRELWGARVGEVLGEALLILLAVLFISRFVVPPFLAYVARSRNRELFLLFVLLFCLGTAGAAHWLGLSAALGAFLGGLLLSKSDYGLQALSDILPFRDVFNSIFFMSIGMLLDVSFCVAHPLPVLLAGFGLFAGKAIIGASIAMVIGFSARVAALSGLALANVGEFSFVLAGAGRELGLVPEETFQILLAASILTMAFTPVVIALAPRFARRVERVARIAPGFLAGRRSDAGAEPLVEKMREHVVVVGYGLNGSNLAHLLKAEGIPYIVLDLNATTVQEARAHGEPILFGDITSETVMKHLGLERARMLMISISDAEATRRAVRALRERYPDLHLLVRTRYVSEVDGLHALGASEVVPEEFETSIEIGARTLARYGADVGLIRGRLESLRADSYRAMRPEAAPARAGTARSMAMAGGTAVCPVLPAGSMTGLSLAEVDVPGRTGGRVLAVRRGDEILTDPNPALVLEEEDLLIVLGTEEQLDAVRALLAGEITIEEPEGIKTGTEDGGAPL
- a CDS encoding Rrf2 family transcriptional regulator, whose product is MEFTPSRSQGHLIVAAVRILAHQRKRPPATEEIAELLGISRELVLHILRGLESRGIVRSIETPFEIRIDIEDHTLLEGLPEKQEGPDVRREIEDFQRKAGDRQKKIERMMREGDPARKTRESVSKIEREFREFRKKDRSRQRFEGQEPKD
- a CDS encoding PDZ domain-containing protein; amino-acid sequence: MDCSEEASSPSRNSAPLGGHGRQRSSALAPRFALLALLALLSIASITTEVLNLASYVRYRYLEPGIGVSIDVGGGRSGMLTGQWFEPSNIRLSRGVRVRSVDDARSAARAGLASGDLIVKVNGIDLARKPEAYYRPFSVGREGDRVRIEFERAGELRETTIVLERVPPKAWGLSFNRVWIDFGPLTTWVVMGPRLIVCLVLLLVGVLMGLLGTAKRAAFDLAVVGIALSYALMLSTFPLIRSMPLTIFAVHMAVDTLCNALFSFFLLRSFASFPHPSGLGRLVLRAQWGLACVLVLLSIADMITTVPYYLSGPIPGLSRSPILRTLGGLTGDPLALFAIVAALALLLAQRIETRAARGTRFKVIEFGFFVGAAGGILMEVYYLWLAGLRMSPTWQKVCYFAGAHLGLLLVCAFPISLAYAVLARRVPGLQLIIRKGVQHLLLSKGTLVVEGLLIFAVVFGILRQATRSGVGSEGTASGVAVVSALAVVGALAKVNRRLMPVIDRRFFKERCDVGALLLDLGRRLPTIRQREQILRHTAATVMGALYPSEVSLLLRDPLAGAFRCEAHLTADQIGHAAQGDRLEAQALPRPDLELRESDGVVDRLAGGEPWIEVHQEEFSGSYQEEAGSGSRDEEARLSDLGTELLVSIAGTEALRGILSLGPKLSEEPYTREDKDLLLTVCRQVGTALENAELLEVAKREAQQARDLEIAHQVQQTLFPREFPVRPGWAFAAMCRPARATGGDYYDLLELPSGKIAFALGDVAGKGLGASLLTASVHAIVRSGLREEAPDLGRLVSEVNEHLYTSSAPQMFVTLFIGILNPDDGELRYVNGGHPPPLLIGTLDTAPIRLEAGGTIVGIMPGVPFREEAARIESGNFLLLFSDGVTEAMDRGGEMFEEERLVMALASVKGRPAAEIKDALVEAVDRFASGCEQADDISVVVIQRTC
- a CDS encoding tetratricopeptide repeat protein, giving the protein MGGHAMLAMYYETRDGEGKGREYLEGMAAKDPTGAAGKALGWFLVQRQKNDEAIGVYRKILERDPSDMLATYGLGRAVFASRQNLDEAVRCFQRFLGKPAPPGPVT